The Mycolicibacterium boenickei genome has a segment encoding these proteins:
- a CDS encoding heterodisulfide reductase-related iron-sulfur binding cluster: MEAFLVESLEHTLVVARLILGVLATLVVLAFAAKRVMWLTKLISSGQKVGDERGRKDHLVERFLNQNKEVFAQSKLLKWSIPGIAHFFTMWGFFVLATVYLEAYGVLFDPEFHIPFVGRWAVLGFLQDFFAVAVLAGIIVFAIIRIRKNPEQLGRESRFYGSHNGGAWTILIMIFLVIATYAVFRGAAVNVLGENFPYQSGAFFSDGMAKLLAPLGHTANVWLESLALLAHLGVMLAFLLIVLHSKHLHIGLAPINVTFKRLPNGLGPLLPMEYKGEKIDFEDPAEDAVFGKGRIEDFTWKANLDMATCTECGRCQSQCPAWNTGKPLSPKLVMMNLRDHLFAKAPYIIEGKEMPEEGSVDFAKLGDSLHGHGVPEDGFARIEGSGPEQALRPLVGTAEQGGVIDPDVLWSCTNCGACVEQCPVDIEHIDHIVDMRRYQVMVESEFPGELGVLFKNLETKGNPWGQNAKDRTNWIDEVDFDVPVYGEDVESFDGFEYLFWVGCAGAYEDRAKKTTKAVAELLAASGVKFLVLGTGETCTGDSARRSGNEFLFQQLAAQNVETINELFEGVETVDRKIIVTCPHCFNTIGREYPQLGANYTVVHHTQLLNRLVRDKKLVPVKSTGGPEVTYHDPCFLGRHNKVYEAPRELVEASGVTLKEMPRHADRGLCCGAGGARMWMEEHIGKRVNVERTEEAMDTASTIATGCPFCRVMITDGVDDVAAARNVEKAEVLDVAQLLLNSLDKSSITLPEKGTAAKESEKRAEARAEAEAKAAAAAPAPVVEEAPAAEAAPAAEAPAAPAAPAAAAAPVKGLGMAGGAKRPGAKKTAAPAASAAPAEAAAAPAAPVKGLGIAGGAKRPGAKKTAAPAASAAPAAPAAEAPAAPAAPAAPVKGLGLAAGARRPGAKKAAPAASAAPAAPAAEAPAAAPAAAEPAKAEPPVVGLGIAAGARRPGAKKAAPAAPAAPAAPAPAAEPTPEAEKPAEKPAEPAKPEPPVVGLGIKPGAKRPGKR; this comes from the coding sequence ATGGAGGCGTTTCTGGTGGAGAGTCTCGAACACACCCTTGTGGTGGCGCGGCTGATTCTCGGTGTGCTCGCCACGCTCGTCGTTTTGGCGTTCGCCGCCAAGCGCGTCATGTGGCTCACGAAGCTGATCAGCTCGGGTCAGAAGGTCGGCGACGAGCGCGGCCGTAAGGACCATCTGGTTGAGCGCTTCCTGAACCAGAACAAGGAGGTCTTCGCCCAGTCGAAGCTCCTGAAGTGGTCGATCCCCGGCATCGCGCACTTCTTCACCATGTGGGGCTTCTTCGTCCTGGCCACGGTGTACCTCGAGGCCTACGGCGTGCTGTTCGACCCCGAGTTCCACATCCCGTTCGTCGGCCGCTGGGCGGTACTGGGCTTCCTTCAGGACTTCTTCGCCGTCGCCGTGCTGGCCGGCATCATCGTCTTCGCGATCATCCGTATCCGGAAGAACCCTGAGCAGCTGGGCCGCGAGTCCCGCTTCTACGGCTCGCACAACGGCGGCGCCTGGACGATCCTCATCATGATCTTCCTGGTCATCGCGACCTACGCGGTGTTCCGCGGTGCGGCCGTCAACGTGCTCGGCGAGAACTTCCCCTACCAGTCGGGTGCCTTCTTCTCGGACGGTATGGCCAAGCTGCTGGCTCCGCTGGGCCACACCGCCAACGTCTGGCTGGAGAGCCTGGCGCTGCTCGCCCACCTCGGCGTCATGCTGGCCTTCCTGCTGATCGTGCTGCACTCCAAGCACCTGCACATCGGTCTGGCCCCGATCAACGTCACCTTCAAGCGTCTGCCCAACGGCCTCGGCCCGCTGCTGCCGATGGAATACAAGGGCGAGAAGATCGACTTCGAGGATCCCGCCGAAGACGCGGTGTTCGGCAAGGGCCGTATCGAGGACTTCACCTGGAAGGCCAACCTCGACATGGCGACCTGCACCGAGTGCGGTCGCTGCCAGTCGCAGTGCCCGGCCTGGAACACCGGCAAGCCGCTGTCTCCCAAGCTCGTGATGATGAACCTGCGCGATCACCTGTTCGCCAAGGCGCCGTACATCATCGAAGGCAAGGAGATGCCCGAGGAAGGCTCGGTCGACTTCGCCAAGCTGGGCGACAGCCTGCACGGCCACGGTGTGCCCGAGGACGGCTTCGCCCGGATCGAGGGCTCCGGCCCCGAGCAGGCGCTACGCCCGCTGGTCGGCACCGCCGAGCAGGGCGGCGTCATCGACCCCGACGTGCTGTGGTCCTGCACCAACTGTGGCGCCTGCGTCGAGCAGTGCCCGGTCGACATCGAGCACATCGACCACATCGTCGACATGCGCCGCTACCAGGTCATGGTCGAGTCGGAGTTCCCCGGTGAGCTCGGCGTGCTGTTCAAGAACCTGGAGACCAAGGGCAACCCCTGGGGCCAGAACGCCAAGGACCGCACCAACTGGATCGACGAGGTCGACTTCGACGTGCCGGTCTACGGCGAGGACGTCGAGAGCTTCGACGGCTTCGAGTACCTGTTCTGGGTCGGTTGCGCCGGCGCCTACGAGGACCGCGCCAAGAAGACCACCAAGGCCGTCGCCGAGCTGCTGGCCGCCTCGGGCGTGAAGTTCCTGGTCCTGGGCACCGGCGAGACCTGTACCGGTGACTCGGCTCGCCGCTCCGGCAACGAGTTCCTGTTCCAGCAGCTCGCCGCGCAGAACGTCGAGACCATCAACGAGCTGTTCGAGGGTGTCGAGACCGTCGATCGCAAGATCATCGTCACCTGCCCGCACTGCTTCAACACGATCGGCCGCGAGTACCCGCAGCTGGGTGCCAACTACACCGTCGTGCACCACACACAGCTGCTGAACCGCCTGGTCCGGGACAAGAAGCTGGTTCCGGTCAAGTCCACCGGCGGCCCCGAGGTCACCTACCACGACCCGTGCTTCCTGGGTCGCCACAACAAGGTCTACGAGGCTCCTCGCGAGCTGGTCGAGGCTTCCGGCGTGACACTCAAGGAAATGCCCCGCCACGCCGACCGCGGCCTGTGCTGTGGTGCCGGTGGTGCGCGGATGTGGATGGAAGAGCACATCGGCAAGCGCGTGAACGTGGAGCGCACCGAAGAGGCGATGGACACCGCCTCGACCATCGCGACCGGCTGCCCGTTCTGCCGCGTGATGATCACCGACGGTGTCGACGACGTGGCTGCTGCCCGCAACGTCGAGAAGGCCGAAGTCCTCGACGTGGCTCAGCTGCTGCTGAACTCGCTGGACAAGAGCTCCATCACGCTGCCCGAGAAGGGCACGGCGGCAAAGGAATCCGAGAAGCGGGCCGAGGCACGCGCCGAAGCGGAGGCCAAGGCCGCAGCTGCGGCACCGGCACCGGTCGTCGAGGAAGCCCCGGCAGCCGAGGCGGCACCTGCTGCCGAGGCACCGGCTGCACCCGCCGCTCCGGCCGCGGCTGCCGCCCCGGTCAAGGGCCTGGGCATGGCCGGTGGCGCCAAGCGTCCGGGCGCCAAGAAGACGGCGGCTCCCGCGGCGTCCGCGGCTCCGGCTGAAGCAGCCGCCGCTCCGGCTGCTCCGGTCAAGGGTCTGGGTATCGCCGGTGGCGCCAAGCGTCCAGGTGCCAAGAAGACCGCCGCTCCTGCGGCGTCGGCCGCTCCGGCCGCTCCGGCTGCCGAGGCACCGGCGGCCCCGGCTGCACCCGCGGCTCCGGTGAAGGGTCTGGGGTTGGCGGCCGGCGCGCGTCGTCCGGGTGCCAAGAAGGCTGCTCCTGCCGCGTCGGCTGCCCCTGCGGCTCCGGCTGCCGAGGCACCGGCTGCCGCTCCTGCGGCAGCCGAGCCGGCCAAGGCCGAACCGCCGGTCGTGGGCCTGGGCATTGCCGCAGGCGCGCGTCGTCCGGGCGCCAAGAAGGCCGCCCCGGCTGCGCCCGCCGCTCCGGCTGCACCGGCGCCCGCCGCGGAGCCGACCCCGGAGGCCGAAAAGCCTGCGGAGAAGCCCGCCGAACCCGCCAAGCCGGAACCTCCGGTGGTGGGCCTGGGCATCAAGCCGGGCGCCAAGCGCCCCGGCAAGCGCTGA
- the iniR gene encoding isoniazid response ATPase/transcriptional regulator IniR, whose protein sequence is MTAPDSAPELPLAARPAIDAVLANPTAPVKLLVSGGIGTGKSTVLAEIREALRQADRVVLTRAPRPDDAPEAAFVIDDAHLLDDSEIDRLAEKVADSSSTVVVASEPLTHRVPLVALATALERENPAVRLGPLTVADVGRVLSTASTAPATQETVRSVLAATAGLPFLLSATAVAEAQADAARFTLLQRLRRLDDDTRDALLILSLSHDLGPDDVAAALRLPSAEASALVDRARAGGLVEPSHDRRFVRMVHESLAQIAGAARHHEIETSLLTSQLELSTLSADLAVRLAEHGLRDDRLAEALAEHAAHNRARPARAARLYRAAVTAGAAAVSTRLADALALAGDCTTAARMADELLASEDPAERATAVRIAASVALHDGGAAQAADLFRWLGSYPDVLVSSAAATCFLAAGDAEAARASSSSDAVGPPTSTARAARSLAEGLVLSLDQPFAVTVARLGQAVTTEYQAGGVAPDTPAALVTLAALHGGDSVRARSVISRAVRAGAAGDEAFSAARHRLLLGWVKMQDGQLGAAGADAAAAEAGEELHRRDALWAAALRTAIARRSGDSGAVQKYWYAAVEVLAEYSIDLFSLLPLGELWVAGARMRQVDRLEHTLAEAWNLLAALGNPVLWSVPLHWAGVHAGILANSPGAVAPHGQALTAAAGQSAFARALANGGRTWLRVLANHVDIDEVTGAARALSQFGLTWDGTRLASQAALQTPDARVSQAMLQLARDLKQTSAVEEVEVASSAAPAGASTQPAPAPASTKLSDREREVAELLLLGMPYRDIGSQLFISAKTVEHHVARIRRRLGAESRTEMISMLRAMLAPQG, encoded by the coding sequence ATGACCGCACCGGATTCTGCTCCGGAGCTCCCGTTGGCGGCCCGGCCGGCGATCGACGCCGTCCTGGCCAACCCGACCGCACCGGTCAAGCTGCTGGTCTCCGGCGGCATCGGAACAGGCAAGAGCACGGTGCTCGCCGAGATCCGCGAGGCGTTGCGCCAGGCCGACCGCGTCGTGTTGACCCGTGCACCCCGACCGGACGACGCACCCGAAGCCGCATTCGTCATCGACGATGCGCACCTGCTCGACGACAGCGAAATCGACCGCCTCGCAGAGAAAGTCGCCGATTCGTCCTCGACCGTCGTGGTGGCGAGCGAGCCGTTGACTCATCGCGTGCCGTTGGTCGCCTTGGCTACCGCCCTGGAACGGGAGAACCCCGCGGTCCGGCTCGGTCCGCTGACGGTCGCCGATGTGGGTCGGGTGCTGAGCACGGCTTCGACAGCGCCGGCGACTCAGGAAACGGTTCGGTCGGTGCTGGCCGCCACCGCGGGGCTGCCGTTTCTGCTGTCGGCAACAGCGGTGGCCGAGGCGCAGGCGGACGCGGCCCGGTTCACCCTGCTGCAGCGGTTGCGCCGGCTCGACGACGACACCCGCGACGCACTGCTGATCCTGTCCTTGAGTCACGACCTCGGTCCCGACGATGTGGCGGCCGCGCTGCGATTGCCCAGCGCCGAGGCGTCAGCCCTGGTGGATCGAGCCCGGGCCGGCGGCCTGGTGGAGCCGTCACACGACCGGCGGTTCGTGCGGATGGTTCACGAGTCACTCGCCCAGATCGCCGGCGCCGCCCGCCACCATGAGATCGAAACCTCGCTTCTCACTTCACAACTCGAGCTGTCCACATTGTCGGCCGACCTCGCGGTGCGGCTGGCCGAGCATGGCCTGCGTGACGACCGGCTGGCCGAGGCACTCGCCGAGCACGCCGCCCACAACCGCGCCCGGCCCGCACGGGCAGCCCGCCTCTACCGCGCCGCGGTCACAGCGGGCGCGGCGGCGGTGAGTACCCGACTGGCCGATGCACTGGCCCTGGCCGGGGACTGCACGACGGCGGCGCGGATGGCCGACGAGCTGCTCGCCTCGGAGGATCCGGCCGAACGGGCCACCGCGGTGCGGATCGCGGCCAGCGTCGCCCTGCACGACGGCGGCGCGGCCCAGGCGGCCGATCTGTTCCGCTGGCTCGGCTCGTACCCGGATGTGCTGGTCAGCTCAGCCGCCGCGACCTGCTTTCTCGCCGCTGGTGACGCCGAGGCCGCGCGAGCGTCGTCAAGTTCCGACGCTGTCGGGCCACCCACCTCGACGGCACGCGCCGCCCGCAGCCTGGCCGAAGGTTTGGTGCTGTCGCTCGATCAGCCGTTCGCCGTGACCGTGGCTCGGCTGGGCCAGGCCGTCACAACGGAATATCAGGCCGGCGGCGTCGCCCCCGACACCCCGGCTGCGTTGGTGACGCTGGCGGCGCTGCACGGGGGCGACTCGGTGCGCGCGCGCAGTGTGATCAGCCGGGCCGTCCGCGCGGGGGCGGCCGGTGACGAGGCATTCAGCGCGGCCCGGCACCGCCTGCTGCTGGGCTGGGTGAAGATGCAGGACGGTCAGCTCGGAGCGGCCGGGGCCGACGCTGCCGCGGCCGAAGCCGGTGAGGAGCTGCACCGGCGCGACGCCTTGTGGGCCGCCGCGCTTCGTACTGCGATCGCCCGGCGCAGCGGGGACAGCGGCGCAGTGCAGAAGTATTGGTATGCCGCGGTGGAGGTGCTCGCCGAGTATTCGATCGACCTGTTCTCGCTGCTACCGCTGGGCGAGTTGTGGGTGGCCGGTGCCCGCATGCGTCAGGTCGACCGCCTGGAGCACACGCTGGCCGAGGCGTGGAATCTGCTTGCGGCGCTCGGCAATCCGGTGTTGTGGTCGGTGCCCCTGCATTGGGCCGGTGTGCACGCCGGGATCCTGGCCAACTCCCCCGGCGCCGTCGCCCCACATGGGCAGGCGTTGACGGCGGCCGCCGGGCAGAGCGCCTTCGCCCGCGCGCTGGCCAATGGCGGGCGCACCTGGTTGCGAGTGCTGGCCAACCACGTCGACATCGACGAGGTGACGGGCGCAGCTCGCGCACTGTCCCAGTTTGGCCTGACCTGGGATGGCACCCGGCTGGCCAGCCAGGCCGCGCTGCAGACCCCGGACGCGCGGGTGTCACAGGCGATGCTGCAACTGGCCCGCGATCTGAAGCAGACCAGTGCGGTCGAGGAGGTCGAGGTCGCGTCATCGGCGGCTCCGGCCGGCGCTTCGACGCAGCCCGCCCCGGCCCCGGCGTCGACCAAGCTGTCCGACCGCGAGCGCGAGGTCGCCGAACTCCTCCTGCTCGGGATGCCCTACCGCGACATCGGCAGTCAGTTGTTCATCTCGGCCAAGACCGTCGAGCATCACGTCGCCCGCATTCGGCGGCGCCTCGGCGCTGAGTCCCGTACGGAGATGATCTCGATGTTGCGGGCGATGCTCGCGCCGCAGGGCTGA
- a CDS encoding Hsp70 family protein gives MTDSLGLSIGMTNLVAAREGRQPVIRRSILTLHNDRAPDVGEYAGNGLPLAGFVERVGDPVPLVAADGSQHRGELVLAEALAAMARLAGGGAPVVIAVPAHWGPSTVSALRDVLPRYPALAPNGAAPGLVPDSLTALAALQADPGLPTEGVVVLCDLGGSGTSVTLADAGAAFATIGPTVRYPDFSGDLIDQALLNHVLSGVAAANDADPAGTAAVGSLARLRAECRQAKEQLSANTAAVIRTELPGFNSDVRVTRPELDQLMSAPLAGLLDAIEDTLQRNNIALSSVNAVATVGGGAAIPLVTQRLSERLRTTVATTPRPQFSVAAGAALVAERVIDAGAPTGMAPIVAAAEAPTGLAPEVTGADAPTGMAPTSQAPAAGAESGNFGALAWSQDDAPGNEPVPYAGGEYETPAGSTAARPSVEFAHDEEMFDAGPAPLPWYKRPTILFGAAAAAVLLAAGGLAVTLTSSEGDSTPVTETSTTYSMEGPPPEPVTTVTEGPDGVKTTTVVVPPPPPPETTTPPPETTTTTNPTTTTTTTTTTTTTQPTTTTTTRTTTTTTQPPTTTTQPPTTTKPPTTTQPPVTTTAAAEGDGGA, from the coding sequence ATGACCGACTCACTGGGATTGTCGATCGGGATGACCAACCTGGTGGCAGCCCGCGAGGGTCGCCAACCGGTGATCCGCCGATCGATCCTCACCCTGCACAACGACCGCGCCCCGGACGTGGGCGAGTACGCCGGCAACGGACTGCCGCTGGCCGGCTTCGTGGAGCGGGTGGGTGATCCGGTTCCGCTGGTCGCCGCCGATGGGTCCCAGCACCGCGGTGAGCTGGTGCTGGCCGAGGCGTTGGCCGCGATGGCACGCCTTGCCGGTGGCGGCGCACCGGTGGTGATCGCCGTGCCGGCGCACTGGGGTCCGAGCACCGTCAGCGCTCTGCGCGATGTACTGCCTCGTTATCCCGCGCTGGCCCCCAATGGCGCCGCTCCGGGCCTGGTACCCGACTCCCTGACCGCGCTGGCGGCCCTGCAGGCCGATCCGGGGTTGCCCACCGAGGGCGTCGTGGTGTTGTGCGATCTCGGTGGCAGTGGCACCAGCGTGACCCTGGCCGACGCCGGTGCGGCGTTCGCCACCATCGGACCGACGGTGCGTTATCCGGATTTCTCCGGCGACCTGATCGACCAGGCCTTGCTCAACCATGTGCTCAGCGGCGTCGCCGCGGCCAACGATGCCGACCCGGCAGGCACGGCAGCTGTGGGATCGCTGGCCCGGTTGCGGGCCGAGTGCCGTCAGGCCAAGGAGCAGTTGTCCGCCAACACCGCCGCGGTGATTCGCACCGAGCTACCAGGGTTCAACTCCGATGTCCGGGTGACCCGTCCCGAACTCGACCAACTCATGTCCGCGCCGCTGGCGGGCCTGTTGGATGCCATCGAAGACACGTTGCAGCGCAACAACATTGCGTTGTCGAGTGTGAACGCGGTGGCCACCGTCGGCGGTGGTGCGGCGATTCCTCTTGTCACCCAACGGCTCTCGGAACGCCTACGCACAACGGTCGCCACCACTCCGCGCCCACAGTTCAGCGTGGCCGCCGGGGCGGCACTGGTGGCCGAGCGGGTCATCGACGCGGGTGCGCCGACCGGGATGGCCCCCATCGTGGCGGCCGCCGAGGCGCCAACGGGTTTGGCTCCCGAGGTCACCGGCGCCGACGCGCCGACGGGCATGGCGCCGACGAGTCAGGCGCCGGCAGCCGGGGCCGAATCGGGCAACTTCGGAGCACTGGCCTGGTCGCAGGACGACGCGCCCGGCAATGAGCCGGTGCCGTATGCGGGCGGCGAGTACGAGACTCCGGCGGGCTCGACGGCAGCGCGGCCGTCGGTCGAGTTCGCCCACGACGAGGAGATGTTCGACGCCGGCCCGGCTCCGCTTCCCTGGTACAAACGCCCGACGATCCTGTTCGGCGCCGCAGCCGCGGCCGTGCTGCTGGCCGCCGGCGGGCTTGCGGTGACTTTGACCAGCTCCGAAGGGGATTCGACCCCGGTCACCGAGACGAGCACCACCTACTCGATGGAGGGGCCGCCTCCTGAGCCGGTCACGACCGTGACCGAGGGGCCGGACGGAGTCAAGACCACCACGGTCGTGGTACCGCCGCCTCCGCCGCCGGAGACCACGACTCCACCGCCGGAAACCACCACGACGACCAACCCGACCACCACAACGACGACCACCACGACAACGACGACTACGCAGCCGACGACAACCACCACCACCCGCACCACGACCACCACGACGCAACCGCCGACGACAACCACGCAGCCACCGACTACGACAAAGCCGCCCACCACCACCCAGCCGCCGGTCACGACCACTGCGGCGGCGGAGGGCGACGGCGGCGCCTAG
- a CDS encoding Rv0340 family IniB-related protein → MANTLLDFVMSLVRDPDAAAHYAADPAQAIADAHLTDVTSADVNNLIPVVSESLSTAGANGGFGDLGAADSSGNVWASGAATAAFDAFGDHVPLDSPNDAWDATAGNVIDQSGSLDHLATAASTIDDGGLADQPLDDLSLQLTEPVIEDAPIVDPAPTPDWAQPIIDDQHHTDSGGGFDIFD, encoded by the coding sequence ATGGCGAACACATTGCTGGACTTTGTGATGTCGCTGGTACGCGACCCTGACGCCGCTGCCCACTATGCCGCGGATCCGGCACAGGCTATCGCCGACGCTCATTTGACCGATGTGACCAGCGCGGACGTCAACAACCTGATTCCCGTCGTCTCGGAGTCGCTGTCGACGGCCGGCGCCAACGGCGGATTCGGCGACCTTGGTGCCGCCGACTCCAGCGGCAACGTATGGGCCAGCGGCGCTGCGACGGCGGCGTTCGACGCCTTCGGCGATCACGTGCCGCTCGATTCCCCCAACGACGCCTGGGACGCGACGGCGGGCAACGTCATCGACCAGTCCGGCTCGCTGGACCATCTCGCCACCGCCGCGTCGACCATCGATGATGGCGGCCTGGCGGATCAGCCGCTCGACGATCTGTCGCTGCAGCTCACCGAGCCCGTCATCGAGGACGCGCCGATCGTCGATCCGGCGCCGACTCCCGACTGGGCCCAGCCGATCATCGACGACCAGCACCACACCGACAGCGGTGGGGGATTCGACATCTTCGACTGA
- a CDS encoding IniB N-terminal domain-containing protein → MAISLIDFILDLFRSPASAASFIADPDGSLRDAGLPNVTAAQLHAVAATAAPAGVLLGGGNPVLGLQRAVADHHSIPAQFANQVASPFSPQTQFAPEVASRNNTDFASHNDTDFASNNHTPIMSPNQDAGANAQQGAFNLGFGDITLGDKSTNTATNGGVVVDGDNDGDIVSGDGAVLGDGNTTNNGDIWAGAGSNVAVGKDNDIEDNSQTAGGDLISDNEGPVISDVDMSGGHGGGASGGDSLIGIGSGGASGGDGGNAGSIILTDASTTAVGGNQTTVDGDYGSRNTQDNSVSTSVQTETHSSVEDNSSSYSSNIASGNETALGSGNETNTALASGNSYDTSSAFGSGNSYESQSHTDVASHNATDTGFDAF, encoded by the coding sequence ATGGCAATCTCACTGATCGACTTCATCCTGGACCTGTTCCGCAGCCCCGCCTCGGCAGCTTCGTTCATCGCCGACCCGGACGGCAGCCTGCGCGACGCCGGCCTGCCGAACGTGACTGCGGCCCAGCTGCACGCCGTCGCGGCCACCGCGGCCCCAGCCGGTGTCCTCCTCGGGGGCGGCAACCCGGTGCTCGGCCTGCAGCGCGCGGTCGCCGATCACCACAGCATCCCGGCGCAGTTCGCCAACCAGGTGGCCTCGCCGTTCTCCCCGCAGACCCAGTTCGCGCCGGAGGTGGCCAGCCGCAACAACACCGATTTCGCCAGCCACAACGACACCGATTTCGCCAGCAACAACCACACGCCGATCATGAGCCCCAACCAGGACGCCGGCGCCAACGCCCAGCAGGGTGCGTTCAACCTCGGCTTCGGTGACATCACCCTCGGCGACAAGAGCACCAACACCGCCACCAACGGCGGCGTAGTGGTCGACGGGGACAACGATGGCGACATCGTCAGCGGTGACGGCGCCGTGCTCGGTGACGGCAACACCACCAACAACGGTGACATCTGGGCCGGCGCCGGATCCAACGTCGCCGTGGGCAAGGACAACGACATCGAGGACAACTCGCAGACCGCCGGCGGGGACCTGATCTCCGACAACGAGGGCCCGGTCATCAGCGACGTCGATATGAGCGGCGGCCACGGCGGCGGCGCTTCCGGCGGCGACAGCCTGATCGGTATCGGCAGCGGTGGTGCCTCCGGTGGCGACGGTGGCAACGCCGGCTCGATCATCCTCACCGATGCGTCCACCACCGCGGTCGGCGGCAACCAGACCACGGTCGACGGCGACTACGGCAGCCGCAACACCCAGGACAACTCGGTTAGCACCTCGGTGCAGACGGAGACGCACTCCAGCGTCGAGGACAACTCCTCGTCCTACTCGTCGAACATCGCCTCGGGCAACGAAACTGCACTCGGTTCCGGCAACGAAACCAACACCGCGCTCGCGTCGGGCAACAGCTACGACACCAGCTCGGCATTCGGTTCCGGCAACAGCTACGAGTCGCAGTCGCACACCGACGTCGCGTCGCACAATGCGACCGACACCGGGTTCGACGCCTTCTGA
- the iniA gene encoding isoniazid-induced dynamin-like GTPase IniA, translating into MTQPNDQRNAAAGDPRKVKVIVELIDHTSTIAATYDRGDLVERLRVAKVRISDPQIRVVIAGQLKQGKSQLLNSLLNIPVARVGDDESTVLATVVAYGEQPSARLVVARPDGAEPELIEIPPSEVTNDLRRAPQAGGREVLRVEVTAPSPLLKGGLAFVDTPGVGGLGQPHLSATLGLLPDADALLMVSDTSQEFTEPEMTFIRQAIEICPVATIVATKTDLYPHWREIVGANTGHLQRAGVHVPITPVSSVLRSHAIQLNDKELNEESNFPAIVKFLSDRVLNRESDRIRDQVVAEIHSAAEHLLLAVDSELSAFTDPDERERLTAELERRKQEAQDALQQTALWQQVLNDGISDLTADVDHDLRNRFRNITQHAEKVIDTGDPTLHWAEIGSELEEAVATAVGDNFVWAYQRAEALAAEVARTFTEAGLEAVQLPQIDARDMGAGFGEMKSLARLEAKPIKAGHKVITGMRGSYGGVLMFGMLTSFAGLGMFNPLSLGAGLVLGRKAYKEDMENRMLRVRAEAKTNMRKFIDDVAFVVGKESRDRLKGIQRQLRDHYREIANQTTRSLNESLQATLAAARTEESERNTRVKELERQKNILTQVVDHAQNLAAAGN; encoded by the coding sequence ATGACGCAACCGAACGACCAGCGCAACGCCGCAGCGGGCGACCCGCGCAAGGTCAAGGTGATCGTCGAACTCATCGACCACACCAGCACGATCGCCGCCACCTACGACCGCGGCGACCTCGTGGAGCGGCTGCGCGTGGCGAAGGTGCGCATCAGCGACCCGCAGATCCGGGTGGTCATCGCCGGCCAGCTCAAGCAGGGCAAGAGCCAGCTGCTGAACTCGCTGCTCAACATTCCGGTGGCCCGCGTCGGTGATGACGAGTCCACCGTGCTGGCCACGGTGGTCGCCTACGGTGAGCAGCCGTCGGCGCGGCTGGTGGTGGCCCGGCCCGACGGGGCCGAACCCGAACTGATCGAGATCCCGCCTTCGGAGGTGACCAACGACCTGCGCCGGGCTCCCCAGGCCGGCGGGCGTGAGGTGTTGCGGGTGGAGGTCACCGCGCCGAGCCCACTGCTCAAGGGCGGGCTGGCCTTCGTCGACACTCCGGGTGTCGGCGGCCTTGGACAGCCGCATCTTTCGGCGACCCTGGGCCTGCTGCCCGACGCCGACGCGCTGCTGATGGTCAGCGACACCAGCCAGGAGTTCACCGAACCGGAGATGACCTTCATCCGGCAGGCCATCGAGATCTGCCCGGTGGCAACGATTGTCGCGACCAAGACCGACCTCTACCCGCATTGGCGTGAGATCGTCGGCGCCAATACCGGCCACCTGCAGCGGGCGGGCGTGCACGTGCCCATCACCCCTGTTTCCAGCGTGCTGCGCAGCCACGCGATCCAGCTCAACGACAAAGAGCTCAACGAGGAATCGAACTTCCCGGCCATCGTGAAGTTCCTGTCCGACCGAGTGCTGAACCGTGAGAGCGACCGGATCCGCGACCAGGTGGTCGCGGAAATCCATTCGGCCGCAGAGCATCTGCTGTTGGCGGTCGACTCGGAGCTGTCCGCCTTCACCGATCCCGACGAACGCGAGCGACTCACCGCCGAGCTGGAACGGCGCAAGCAGGAAGCCCAGGATGCGCTGCAACAGACCGCGCTGTGGCAGCAGGTGCTCAACGACGGCATCTCCGACCTGACCGCCGACGTCGACCACGATCTGCGCAACCGGTTCCGCAACATCACCCAGCACGCCGAGAAGGTGATCGACACCGGCGACCCCACGCTGCACTGGGCCGAGATCGGCTCGGAGCTGGAGGAGGCAGTGGCCACCGCGGTCGGCGACAACTTCGTCTGGGCCTACCAGCGTGCCGAGGCGCTCGCCGCCGAAGTCGCCCGCACCTTCACCGAGGCGGGTCTGGAGGCGGTGCAGCTGCCGCAGATCGACGCGCGCGACATGGGTGCCGGATTCGGTGAGATGAAATCGCTGGCCCGCCTGGAGGCCAAACCGATCAAGGCGGGACACAAGGTCATCACCGGCATGCGCGGCTCCTACGGCGGTGTGCTGATGTTCGGCATGCTCACTTCCTTCGCCGGGCTGGGCATGTTCAACCCGCTGTCTTTGGGCGCCGGTCTGGTGCTGGGCCGCAAGGCCTACAAGGAGGACATGGAGAACCGCATGCTCCGGGTGCGCGCTGAGGCCAAGACCAACATGCGCAAGTTCATCGACGACGTCGCCTTCGTCGTCGGTAAGGAATCGCGGGACCGGCTCAAAGGCATCCAGCGGCAACTGCGCGACCACTACCGCGAGATCGCAAACCAGACCACCCGGTCGCTCAACGAGTCGCTGCAGGCCACGCTCGCTGCGGCGAGGACCGAGGAGTCCGAACGCAACACTCGGGTCAAAGAGTTGGAGCGGCAGAAGAACATCCTGACCCAGGTGGTCGACCACGCCCAGAACCTGGCCGCAGCGGGCAACTAA